aatccacaaaatccacagacttccttctgtgcaaaaatattaataattataatatatataagtttatctgaagctaatatgaaggtTTTTATTCTCCTTGTTTTGTTATCCAGTTGTGGAGACCCTATCTGTTGGAATACCATCTGCGGAAATCTGGTGCCCCAGAAACTTGACTTCTTTCTGCAGGAAATGACATTTCCCCCACTTAACCTTGAGTCCAGTGTGTTTGAGACACGTGAACACTATGTCAAGTCTTTCTAAGTGGGACTGGAAAGAAGGTGAGTACACCAGAACATTGTCGAGAATCACTGGCATTATCTCAAAGATCAAGTCATTCATAGTTGCCTGCATTAACCTTTGAAAAGTTGCAGGACACCAATAGGCATGCACAGATACTCAAAAAGCCCAAATGGTGTTGTGAAAGCTGTTTTCTCCCTGTCACACTCATTTACTGCCACCTGGTGGTAGCCGCTAGCAAGATCAATGGTGGAACAGTATCTGGCACCTTTCAAAGCGTCAAAACTCTCGTCGATGCAAGGTAGCGGAAACACATCTTTCCATGTTTTCAGGTTCAGCTTCCAATAGTCTACAGAAGTTCTTCAGCATGGATTTTATTTccataaatattattattttaccacCTGGTtacacagtctttttagtgccaaggtccctctttttgttgctatacttccaccgcagctcaacagggaaacactgtccaaggaaacaaaaatttgaagactgtaaatgtgtcagatatccacttgatatgactaactcagactgctgaagcctcatataagcttcacatcaacttttaaatgactgtgtggacacactgtggattttggcctccatcacttacattgaaaacatatttgaaggatcttttaatatccagtatgaacaggaggaataattacagtgaggaaaacctctgtcactgttcatatggacacctgactgatgtgtcaagacacaattaaaaaattatgaacctgtTCTTTAAGTCAGATATGCAAAACtaaataattatgtaatattaaaaagaaaaaagtagacTATAAAATGCATAACTTTACAAGAACTTTGCATTCTTATTGATTGTTTTAGAATTtttatagtagtatataatatcAGAGAAGAAAACTGAGCTACCaccaatgtatttaaaaataaaatgtcttaaataatttcaaagtgcttttacagtgcttcattctttctttcaagatcagtattatgttgttttatccactagatgtcactacTGCTTTGACAGCAGAATCAGAGGAAAAGCAtcatgttgccatggtgaccatAGATGGCATTGTCTGGATCCcattgtgtttcctctgaatgACCACAGGGTGGCGGtctttctctttgatttttaatttcagaCGTCACCATGAGGTACAGTAACTACTTGGTCACAACACAGTTCATTTCCTGTCTCAGTTGTCCATCACACAGACATAATGTATGCCTCATTTATTGTTGTTACGCCTATTTAAGACTGTAAATAGACATTGTTGTTTGGTGATGAGGTTGCAACTTCTTGTCAATCTTCTATGACAAGATATTAAGATATTATCAGGACTTTAAGGGCCTTTCATTGGGAAAGATCAAACTGTTCAGAGTTAGTTAAAGTTAGAGTCAGTTCAGAGTAAATATGGGAACTGTTTAGATGACTTAAAAGCTTGGCAGCCGAACAAACATTTCTTagaataacattaaatgtaTCCCAGCTGATTATGAAGCCTCTTAAAGGAACAGTCTGGCTGTTGTCTGGTTTGGTTTCATGTATTATTCCATTAAAAGTAGATTTGAGAATAACTTTTCAGAAAAATCTAATTAAGCAAATACGCTGCTCTTTGTGTTAATGTAACGTGCCATGTTAGATCAAATTAGTTCAACTAATTCAAAATATAAGGCACCACAACACTAAGGTAAATTCCCTAACTCTAACTccaaaattattaattaaataatacaattaaaatacaattactattattgatttccaaaagctgtttgtgtcaaacaaagttaaaatgaaCTTCAGTTGAAAGACTCagatttcaataaaaacaaatcaaactgtaaagaaaataaaaaaatatatatacaaaaaatcTGCAccaaaatgttttactttataCAAAAAGTGacaattaataatgaaataatagacctttttttctatttacaccttttatttgtttttggtttttcctttatttgacagttggAAGTGCAgggagacaggaaacagggcaGAGAGAGGGGCATGATACCTGGAATCAAAATGCAGATGTTATGATTTTgtgcagtggttagcactgtcacctcacagaAAGAAGCTTCTGGCGTCAGATCCACTGGCCGATAAAGgtttttctgtgtggagtttgcataaTCTCCTGCAATGTAATGTTCCTGCAATGTTCCTTTTCCCCACACAGTCCAAAGTtcactaaaaataaactaactCTAAATTGCCTGTGAGTCTTAATAGTTcactctgtgggggccaaaccatctgttgcaggactccttgttcttcttgttgctgaagatagttctttatgactctggctgaaTGTTTGGGTACGTTGTCATGCCTCCAAATCAAGAATCTCTGAATCTGTAAATGTTgttcatttctaaagttttcctgctgaacatcagatgtctcctccttcactatGAAGTCATATTCAGTGCTTGtaaactggaggcttcaagtttccacatcacacttgtgtaagttgcatacagGACCATGATTGACTCCAAACAaggtgtgatgtcataaatcctgctcgtaggtaaaagtgttaaactgagatttaaggtgatacagagaaactttcagaacaaactcaaacatccaactgaaggaaaaagaagaaaacatatttttaagttgCAGGGGATTTTAAAGTTACTACTGTGAAAAGGTCTACTGTCAGACAGCAGCCTTATCTGTCCACcgcaggggctgatgggaggtTTGAGGAGCTGTTAGAAACCACGTGGCCCTCGTCTGATCTCACAGCTTGTCCTTGTTTGGCCTCAGCTGCATCAGAGCGCCACTTCTCCCCAGGTTCACCAGAggaaacaccactgcacaaaatgcttttcctcccagctgctgctctgtgctgtctgtgttcaggtgagtgtttccagccaatcaggagccaaCAAACTCAACCTTTAACAAAAACTGTCACACTAACCTTCATtagtgtgtctgtttctctacagcgctggttgccatggcagcagacCTGATTCAGGATGATTTAACATTGACCAGGAGAGCTGGTGAAAACATCTCCTTCAGCTGTGGAGGAACTGACCAGTGTGACAGTAGATACCCATTTGTATTCTGGTTacagaagaaagacacagaaacattcacagtgATTCTTGGTATTGACATTATGAATGGTAACATGGACAAAAGGTCCAATCATCCTCAGAAAGAtgatttttcatttgtaaataaaGGGAACGGCTGGGAGTTGGAGATCCAGACAGTTAAACTCTCACATTCAGCCACCTACTACTGTGCCTGTGTTGATACCCACAGtgagaaatgatccctgcagcctgaacaaaaacctccagatgaacagatgtcaaacagtgtttgtgacaggaagagagcagtaaaccacagcccaggttcacatatttcacctccatctcagccagagtcacaaacaaactgagctgaggactaaatgtttgtctgttggtgtcaggattttgatttaaacattatatttcattgatattatttatcagctatttcagcaggtttcctgttgttccacacagtgagaacaaaggagcaacacagaagcacaatgacacaacaagatgaagacaaacaaacaaacaaaaaacaatataacacagataaaagagacaaataatggagagatcaaaagtgaaactttattaacatttgatttaatgacaaaaattgacaaaataataaatagaaaaagatgtttgacagagttgaaagtttgagatgaagataaaaatggtcttctttgacctgctgctggaATAAAGTTCATTCCTCcttcacaataataatctgctgttaacgaaaacacttcctgtggctctttcacaataaaagccttcagGCAGGATTCTTCACGTCACATCTTTGAGCAGATTTCAACAGATAATTTCACTTTAGTAAAAGATTCAACACAATTCTTGGATTTATGACAATTTCCCCTCAACAGAAATGtggtaaatgtaaatggattttGCTCTGTGAGCAGCTGAGACTGTCTTCACAAGAGAAACGACAGcagacactgtttgtttcttttaacacgACCACCATCATTTCCTAACTTTAACCacgtgtttattattgtaaccatgacgacgcAGCTCCCCTCATCTTAAGGAGGaaatcattttaacccaaaccatgatctttacctaaacctaactaaaCCTTAACCACAGGTTCTGATGTTTACTGTCCATATTCTAAGACAAATGGCTCCACTACAGCATTTACTATTAGAAATTTAATCCTTTATgtgattcaaaatgttaaacatcaATTGATTGACAAGCAAACAAAATCTACGTCTCCTATGAAAATGTACCTGCATGGCAGCACAGGTACTAATGTCATCCTAACTTGGTTCAGTTCATAATACTCAACAaatctcctcaaatgtgaactttacaacttttaaactgtaatcaacaacaatattattttattctagtCCATCATTCTTATCTAAACATCTGGAGTGAAccacacaacatactgttgTAATGTTAAGTTGTAGTGAAGGATTTTACACCTGCatttactgatgttttgtccactagttttcaTTGGAAACAAGTAGTgaccaacactgacacatcatcagcttttaagttgatatgttgaacttgttagcaaacacttgcttatttccacatccagcagttatggagcaacattatcattcatttggagtcgtgtttctgtccacctggtgaatgtaagtccaatattcactctcttttaactcttgagtttaaatgttgacctgatggtggcgctagaggaaaagtcagaggatcaaagttattataattcatcctgaggggaacatgaatatttctactaaattacatgacaatccatccaatagatgaaaagatatttcagtctggaccaaacatgtcaacctgctggtggcgctagattcAAAGTTAGAATCAatcaagtcaaataaataattgaatcctctggggaccgtgaatgtctgcacaacatttaatgaacaatcCATCCGTCCTTTGATCCACAATCAGATCCAATCGATCTGCACtgaagtggtggaccgaccaaccGACTGACATTAGCATCCATATAGTCACActgctaatgtggctaaaatcaaataaaagaagagacagtcatgttgatatgaacattagagaaacacatcatggagatgaaatatgatactggttCATAATTTGGATTCCTTCACCTCAGCTGACACATTCAACAGCAGacaggtttttgtcacagtctcATTCACTGTGGGAGGCTACTTCATCTTTGGCTCTGGAACTAAACTGTATGTAGGTAAgactaaactttcattttccttcagttgttttactgaacaagttgaaaatgtgtttttagttttagtttctgctgcttcaggctttacatgttagttttttcatatttagtaGAGAATTCTTGATGCAGCCATTCTtccataaaacaaatcaataactCCTGAAAAGAGCTTCAAATCTTACTGCACACCACaagttcttctttatttatgcatcacatcaaagtttgtttacagccaaaaagtctgatatcagtaatgttacaaataaacagtatttaataatctcactgattcagcagcagctcctgtttattaaaacaagatgatatatgatgtgaaacatcatttaataaatgttcctaaatgtaattttagaagcaaatagtgataaatatattgtgagttaaatatacagtatatatttgtaaatggtaaaatgtatctcatgataattgtgtgtttatgatgataaatatgtcttttagtggaagataaattaatgcatgaaggcaaactcattttaaatgtgtgattaaGCTAAATATAATTAATAGATACAATGTATAATTGTATGTCTTAATCCATAATCAATATCAATCATATTGGTTTATGAAATCAACATGATatcaaatatataatgtaaaaaaatattttagaaagtgtttggtagaaaatataatgaatcagataatttacatgttgtaatttaattatatttatattattatattatattttatttacatatctgaacatgttgtggtaTTTGTGTTATATATAAAAgctaaaactctttaaaaagttgttaaaagtaTTGATGTATTGTGTGTCTGATTAGAGTAAAGTATATGGtggtaaatatatttcatataaaatgttataatcatttacaaatgtaatataaatatagtaCTATAGTTTTAACCAAGTAATACAACTATACTTTAAAATTTACTGAGACAAATATTAcctcattatattatattatattatattatattatattatattatattatattatattatattatattatattatactatatttcatttcattatattgtatttaacgTATCCGAACATGTTGTGGTAATTTGCTTTATGTAAAAGCTAAAACTCTTatgttaaaatgaatgattgattTTTACTAATTAAAGTATATGGtggtaaaaacattttatataaaccAATATAATCATTAGccaatgtattttatatgaggCTGTTATGTCAtgatatattttcaattttacaaATTCTATTTTATTATATCAGAAATGAATGTTAAATATTGATAAAAAGTGGTAAACGATGTTTTAATCTTCATATATGACATATGATGAGCTTACATGATACTTTAGTTTGATATGATTATTGATACAGTGTCCAGTAGATgatgtgtctgtgctgcttgttgctgctgtcaaacttcagatgagcaggtagtgaagccCGTGGTGAGCGTGTACCCAGCAGCATCCAGAGCCCACCTGGAGGGGAAGAGCTGCCTGTTGTGTCTGGCCTCagccatgtctcctcctctggtccagttctcctggaaaagacagaagaagaacggcCCGCTGGAGGATCTGCCCCCTGCTgagggagagcagctggagCTCAGAGAGCCGGGACGCACCGTCGCCATCAGGGTGGTTGATCGGGATGCTCTCTACACATATAAATACCGCTGCTACGTCAAGCACGAGGGGGGAACAGTGGAggcccaaacagaacaaggtaatgaaggcttggtgactgtgttcagcagtaattcagcttcatctggagacgctgtcagagagagcagaggagcagagcactgacatttgtttttttcctgtttcagaggtttctgctcttcctccacctGTCCCGTCTCAGTAccaggtgaagctgctctgtgtgctgtacacagtgctgatagtgaagagtctggtgtactgctgtggactctctctgctgatgatccTCAGAAACAAGGGACCGTCCACCAACCGCacacatgctgactgactgttttctgctcgccttttctcaccatcacatctcatcaattcatctcatttatcactttgatCAGTGTTCAGAAATGTCACTTTTGACGTGTTGCGgttggttttacattttctcattaaaaacagtttaGACACAGTTGTCctgaaaaaatacacacacacacacacacacacacacacacatatatcagtATATTTGCAGTTACTAAGTGTAAATTATGTAGAATATTATTGTCTTGATGCTCTGTTTATTATTCCACTTTTAAGTGTTACTTGTATAATAGTGTAAAGTGAAGTTGCATCATTAGCTGCCTGGTAGATATGTAAGTgcttacagtattttttctttcctgtgtgtttcatttttataacaTTATGCAGAAGGTGGCAGGTTTGTTGTCATTCAGAGTATAATAAACTGGAACATCacagtttctgtcttttataatcattcatgtttttattaatttcagtTTGGATAtgcaaataatgcaaataatacaaataatcgGACACAGAATCAACTATATTGGCCAAGTTTGCTGATACCTACAAGTAATTTGACTCTTGTCGTGAGTAGATGTCAGTAAACTTTCACATCGTACAAATGTACAGGAAGATACAAAGAAAAGCTTACAGCTAAACAGAGACAACAAAGTAAAGACaagcaaacataaacatatagcTATTAAATAGAATCAAGTAGGTGTGGTGTGCCAACAGGTTCGGTGACGGGTCTCCTGATTATTTAGCTTGTATATTGATCATCTTTTATAATTGTTTCAGTGTGAATATACGACTCTACGCTGATGAAACTGTTGTTTACACACATGAAGaaacagcagagagctgctttgAAGCTACAGTTGCTATAAAAATGATCACACAGCGGCTTGATTAGTCTGCACTGAAGCCTGAATATTGTCAAAATGATGggtgtgttttttgatttttttctaaaacaaacgaacaaaaagaaaatcaaaaatattgatcagCTCTTGCAGTTTTATCAAGACAAAATTGATTGGtacatttacatgaaatatGATTATAAAAAACTAGGTTCATTTAGATTTATACAACTGAAATAACTGGAAAAGTGATTCAGTGTAGAAAAGATGACTTGTTTCAGTggtttgttttctgctgctctgattgATGATGTACAAACAAATGtaggatgtatttttttaaaaaagaggaagtgaatgttaaaaatgttcataCAGTGTGAATTTAAACACTCTGCAGGCAAAAACCTCAAtttagaagaagatgaaagatttcagaaacaccacaatttaaaaactggtttattttattaacaaaaaaaacatcatgagaGAAACtggtaataaaacaaacagcaacaagaaagtaaaagaactattaattataaaatctatattatcaaataatctatattaattattaaattagtaCATGTAATTATGTACAATATCAATAGTATTAAATAATTTAGTTTTGTgattcaattaatcatttattataattaaggtggaatatgtgagaaaatgaaCTTCGTTCTCACCAACATACGTATATGTGCACTtgtatttttgctgaaaatgatttttttttttttacatatatcagaggtttatgttattttgtaaatataCATCATATATGCttgcttgtgttttgtattcaataaaaatataaatataaaatttaagTTTGGTTCTTAGCATCAAAATCTATTTCTACTTTCTTTTCTATGAGTcatgcattatttattattattattattattattattaggatgTTCAACACCTCAATCACAATTTcaaccattttatttttatctatttgtttAAACTTATTGAGTACTGTATTTGTGAACACAGTACAGACTGTGGGACCTGAGCAGACTGCAGGAGTTTGAACGTCTCCCtttatttaatgatgtcagtttctcagctctgagtttaggatttcagctgcttctctcacacattaataacacagattAAAACTGAGACAGCGAGCGCTGAATTCATGCTGAAGTTCCTGGAACGATTCTTTAACCAGAATCGATGGTTGTAACCGTCattgtgttaataaaatgaaaaaccacaGCGAACAGTGTGGAGGCTGCTGAGCAGAAACCCACACGGCCCGTCTGCTGCAGGAAAGGAAGTGTTGATtcgctgtcaacagttttatatgaGTCCTAATAACCGCCGAGAACAGATTCATACCTGCTGCTGTACACTCATGaacttccctccctctcatttgtcatgtgggtcttttctcttgttgtctGTAAACCTTTTTTCCACTGAGCCCTCCACCCACACAGTCAAACTGAGCCCAGCCACCAACAAAGGCCACACATCTGGAGGtcttgtcactttttcttttttggagttTTTAGCAAAGGTGCATTTACAGCAGGGGAGGAATGTAATAAAGTACATGTGAGGTATTTTACATgactatttctattttatgccTCTCTATAtgtccactccactacatttcagagggagatattttactttctactccactacatttacttcACAGCTACAGGTACTATTTACTTTTTAGATTTACATTTTACTACCAaactgatgatgtattttatatttgaaatacatttagatCACTTCATagggatttattttcattttacatataaGGGTTTTTTCAGTGTacaaaaagccacattaaatcCCCTTTGACTCCATGatttaaaacaatacaacatgaaacatttcaagAGTGGTGAATACTTTTCACAGgctctgtatatatgtatatgatcaATGTAACAGTGTGTGGGGCCAATTTACATAAAGAGTACTTTCacttttcatactgtacatttagtgAATAATACTTCTGTAATTTTGTAGTATTTTATACTGTGGTATTGGTGCATTTACTttagtaatatatatatatatatatatatatatatatatatcctccAAATATAACATATATGACTGTTTACTGATCTGAATGTCTGATTTGACAGCTAAACTACCTTCAGTTGTCTGAAGATCATGGTCATGTTAAGAAATGTCCAATGTCCAGTTGTCCTTTGAGTAAAGTATTTGCAGAAATAACTGTCATCAGTTGGTTATCACCTCTATGTGAGGAGCTTTCTAGTGTGAAAACACTAGACTGAAAATTGGAATGAGGGAAAAGTTATAGTTTAACTTGGtgtgagaagagaaaagaataccaagaaaatgacaactgtgggagtatttattattattattattatttatttattttatgtctatAATTTCCAATAATATGAGAATCTCTAAGTAAAATATCCCTCAAATATGCTGAATCAAGTAATGTTCATCTTACCAAAATATGTCAGGAAGACGATATAATCTTCTGATGATCATTTTAAGTGatgctttgaataaaaaaaatatataattatttttttaaataacatgcTCAAAGAAAGGATTTACAGTTTGTCATCTctgggagaaagaaagaaaatttttttttaaaaaaatttaaaaagtcccaggttaaatatttgtgtttcaaaaaagaaaaaaagaaaaaaaaaagaaaactgggCGTTGGAACAAATTATAACACAACatcagaaaagaaataaaagtacttactgttattattaataagaCTGAGAATGAGAACATGaaactttattttcaaacaGAATAGATTTTACAAAATGTGCTTCATAGTCAGTAACGCAAAAAACAAGGTGCAACTTTaggataagaaaaaaaaaacatgaacatgaaagaAATCATTATATTGAACATTATAtacagttttataaatgaaaatgaaaatataaacaaaaagctGAGGTTGGAACTCTTAATTAGCCTGTTATCTTCTGATCATAactcatatttacatttttttatgaagTTATCCTGATAGAACagtttaatgttaatattataCATA
This sequence is a window from Thunnus albacares chromosome 12, fThuAlb1.1, whole genome shotgun sequence. Protein-coding genes within it:
- the LOC122994497 gene encoding immunoglobulin lambda-1 light chain-like, whose amino-acid sequence is MLFLPAAALCCLCSALVAMAADLIQDDLTLTRRAGENISFSCGGTDQCDSRYPFVFWLQKKDTETFTVILGIDIMNGNMDKRSNHPQKDDFSFVNKGNGWELEIQTVKLSHSATYYCACVDTHSYFIFGSGTKLYVDEQVVKPVVSVYPAASRAHLEGKSCLLCLASAMSPPLVQFSWKRQKKNGPLEDLPPAEGEQLELREPGRTVAIRVVDRDALYTYKYRCYVKHEGGTVEAQTEQEVSALPPPVPSQYQVKLLCVLYTVLIVKSLVYCCGLSLLMILRNKGPSTNRTHAD